In the Pseudomonas sp. ADAK2 genome, one interval contains:
- a CDS encoding GntR family transcriptional regulator, with translation MNDIQALRPDDTQPTPLYLQLARNLEAAIHAGQWKAEQAMPSERSLSEMLGISRVTARKALEVLFEQGLIRRNQGSGTFITPRLEQPLSRLSGFSEMLRLKGFVPGSQWLEREITPPTHEELIRLGLSPNDKVARLKRLRKADDTVMAIEMSTLPASIIPKPQAVGDSLYEFLDGIGKPIVRALQHIQAINASDEFAALVGIAPGTAMLLMTRVGYLEDNTPIEVTDTYCRNDYYDFVAELRR, from the coding sequence ATGAACGACATCCAGGCCCTACGTCCTGACGACACCCAGCCGACGCCGCTGTACCTGCAACTGGCGCGCAACCTGGAAGCCGCGATCCACGCCGGCCAATGGAAAGCCGAACAGGCCATGCCGTCGGAGCGCAGCCTCAGCGAAATGCTGGGCATCTCCCGCGTCACCGCCCGCAAAGCACTGGAAGTGTTGTTCGAACAAGGTCTGATCCGGCGCAACCAGGGTTCAGGCACCTTCATCACGCCACGGCTGGAACAACCGCTGTCGCGCCTCTCCGGTTTCAGCGAAATGCTCCGCCTGAAAGGCTTCGTCCCCGGTTCGCAATGGCTGGAGCGGGAAATCACCCCGCCGACCCACGAAGAACTGATCCGCCTCGGCCTCTCGCCCAACGATAAGGTCGCGCGGCTCAAACGCCTGCGTAAAGCCGATGACACGGTGATGGCGATCGAAATGAGCACCCTGCCCGCCTCGATCATCCCCAAGCCGCAAGCCGTGGGCGATTCCCTCTACGAGTTCCTCGACGGCATCGGCAAACCGATTGTCCGCGCCTTGCAACACATCCAGGCGATCAACGCCTCGGACGAATTCGCCGCGCTGGTCGGCATCGCACCGGGCACCGCCATGCTGCTGATGACCCGGGTCGGCTACCTGGAAGACAACACGCCCATCGAAGTCACCGACACCTATTGCCGCAACGACTACTACGACTTTGTTGCAGAGCTTCGTCGCTAA
- the purT gene encoding formate-dependent phosphoribosylglycinamide formyltransferase: protein MTRIGTPLSPTATRVLLCGCGELGKEVVIELQRLGVEVIAVDRYANAPAMQVAHRSHVINMLDGAALRAVIEAEKPHFIVPEIEAIATATLVELEAEGFTVIPTARATQLTMNREGIRRLAAEELDLPTSPYHFADTFEDYSKAVEDLGFPCVVKPVMSSSGKGQSLLRSVDDVKTAWDYAQEGGRAGKGRVIVEGFIDFDYEITLLTVRHIGGTTFCAPVGHRQEKGDYQESWQPQAMSPIALAESERVAKAVTEALGGRGLFGVELFIKGDQVWFSEVSPRPHDTGLVTLISQDLSQFALHARAILGLPIPLIRQFGPSASAVILVEGQSTQTAFANLGAALSEPDTALRLFGKPEVNGQRRMGVALARDESIEAARAKATRASQAVKVEL, encoded by the coding sequence ATGACCCGTATCGGAACTCCATTGTCGCCAACCGCGACCCGCGTATTGCTGTGTGGCTGTGGCGAGTTGGGCAAGGAAGTGGTGATCGAGCTGCAACGCCTGGGTGTTGAAGTGATCGCCGTGGATCGCTACGCCAACGCGCCAGCCATGCAAGTCGCCCACCGCAGCCATGTGATCAACATGCTCGATGGCGCCGCCCTGCGTGCGGTGATCGAAGCCGAGAAGCCGCACTTCATCGTGCCGGAAATCGAGGCCATCGCCACCGCAACCCTGGTCGAACTGGAAGCCGAAGGCTTCACCGTGATCCCGACTGCCCGCGCCACGCAGCTGACCATGAACCGCGAAGGCATCCGTCGTCTGGCCGCCGAAGAGCTGGACCTGCCGACCTCGCCGTACCACTTCGCCGACACCTTCGAGGACTACAGCAAAGCTGTTGAAGACCTGGGTTTCCCTTGTGTGGTCAAACCGGTCATGAGCTCGTCGGGTAAAGGCCAGAGCCTGTTGCGCAGCGTCGATGACGTGAAAACCGCGTGGGATTACGCGCAAGAAGGCGGCCGTGCCGGTAAAGGTCGGGTGATCGTCGAGGGCTTTATCGATTTCGACTACGAAATCACCCTGCTGACCGTACGCCACATCGGCGGCACCACATTCTGCGCGCCGGTCGGTCACCGTCAGGAGAAGGGCGACTACCAGGAATCCTGGCAGCCACAAGCCATGAGCCCGATTGCCCTGGCCGAATCCGAGCGCGTTGCCAAAGCCGTGACCGAGGCCTTGGGTGGCCGTGGTCTGTTTGGCGTCGAGCTGTTCATCAAAGGCGATCAGGTGTGGTTCAGCGAAGTCTCGCCGCGCCCGCATGACACCGGTTTGGTGACCCTGATTTCCCAGGACTTGTCGCAATTTGCGCTGCACGCCCGGGCGATCCTGGGCCTGCCGATTCCATTGATTCGTCAGTTCGGCCCTTCGGCGTCGGCGGTGATTCTGGTGGAAGGGCAGTCGACTCAGACGGCGTTTGCCAACCTGGGTGCTGCACTGAGCGAGCCGGATACGGCATTGCGTCTGTTCGGCAAGCCTGAAGTCAACGGCCAGCGCCGGATGGGTGTGGCGTTGGCGCGGGATGAGTCGATTGAAGCGGCTCGCGCTAAAGCGACCCGTGCTTCCCAGGCTGTAAAGGTAGAGCTGTAA
- a CDS encoding gamma carbonic anhydrase family protein: MKYRLGDARVETHPQSWVAPNAVLVGKVKLEEGANVWFNAVLRGDNELILIGKNSNVQDGTVMHTDMGYPLTIGTGVTIGHNAMLHGCTVGDYSLIGINAVILNGAKIGKNCIIGANSLIGEGKEIPDGSLVMGSPGKVVRELTEPQKKMLEASAAHYVHNSQRYARDLVEQEQ; encoded by the coding sequence ATGAAATATCGCCTGGGCGACGCCCGCGTCGAAACCCATCCACAGAGCTGGGTCGCCCCCAATGCCGTTCTGGTGGGCAAGGTCAAACTGGAAGAGGGCGCCAACGTCTGGTTCAACGCCGTGTTGCGCGGCGACAACGAATTGATCCTGATCGGCAAGAACAGCAACGTCCAGGATGGCACCGTGATGCACACCGACATGGGCTACCCGCTGACCATCGGCACCGGCGTGACCATCGGCCACAACGCCATGCTCCACGGCTGCACCGTGGGCGACTACAGCCTGATCGGTATCAACGCGGTGATCCTCAACGGTGCGAAAATCGGCAAGAACTGCATCATCGGCGCCAACTCGCTGATCGGCGAAGGCAAGGAGATTCCCGACGGCTCGCTGGTCATGGGTTCGCCGGGCAAAGTCGTGCGCGAACTCACCGAACCGCAGAAGAAAATGCTCGAAGCCAGCGCCGCCCACTATGTGCACAACTCGCAGCGCTATGCCCGCGACCTGGTCGAGCAGGAACAATGA
- the ptsP gene encoding phosphoenolpyruvate--protein phosphotransferase: protein MHNNNKELTLSAPLSGPVLTLARVPDPVFASGAMGDGIAIDPLNDTLHAPCAGVVVHVARTGHAVTLRADNGAELLLHLGLDTVELQGEGFSMLVKEGARVANGQPLLRYDLDKVAQQCKSLVSLMILTNSQDFQARPITLKSVKVGDPLLHIVRRLATGVPAEIDLSGIEVHGHIRVAHRGGLHARPAALIRQTAQGFKSKSQLHFAGKSASCDSLIGLMSLAVGEQEEVQVSSQGPDAEAALQALLTALSTALAEDSHAAAPAPIAQRNRPAEAGVLHGVCAAPGLVAGPLFRLNAISLPVDAGNHDPEQQLQALDAALAVARSEIDHTLTQARKHKHTDEEAIFAAHLALLEDPALLDAAAQSIDKGMAATHAWSESIDVQCDVLQQLGSPLLAERANDLRDLKQRVLRALLGETWHYDIPVGAIVAAHELTPSDLLQLSQHGVAGLCMAAGGATSHVAILARGKGLPCLVALGSALLDQAQGQAVVLDADGGRLELTPTAGRLAEVQQAQLDHQQRRAQQQAQAHTPALTLDGLHVEVAANVASSAEAADALANGADGVGLLRTEFLFVDRNTAPDEQEQRLAYQAVLDAMGDKSVIIRTIDVGGDKQLDYLPLPAEANPVLGLRGIRLAQVRPELLDQQLRALLHVSPLSRCRILLPMVTEVDELLHIRQRLDALCTELELTQRPELGVMIEVPAAALLAEQLAEHADFLSIGTNDLSQYTLAMDRDHAGLASRIDALHPALLRLIAQTCAGAAVHNRWVGVCGALASDPLATPVLIGLGVSELSVSPVQVGEIKDRVRHLDASECRRISQGLLKLSSASAVRHACHQHWPLS, encoded by the coding sequence ATGCACAACAATAATAAAGAGCTGACCTTAAGCGCCCCGCTCAGCGGCCCGGTGCTCACGCTCGCCAGAGTCCCCGACCCGGTGTTCGCCAGTGGCGCCATGGGGGACGGGATTGCTATCGATCCATTGAACGACACCCTTCACGCCCCTTGCGCCGGCGTCGTGGTGCACGTCGCCCGCACCGGCCACGCCGTGACCTTGCGCGCCGACAACGGTGCCGAATTGCTCCTGCACCTGGGCCTGGACACGGTTGAGTTGCAGGGCGAAGGTTTTTCGATGCTGGTCAAGGAAGGTGCGCGGGTTGCCAACGGCCAACCGCTGTTGCGCTATGACCTGGACAAGGTCGCGCAGCAGTGCAAAAGCCTGGTCAGCCTGATGATCCTGACCAACAGCCAGGACTTTCAGGCGCGGCCGATCACGTTGAAATCGGTGAAGGTCGGCGATCCGCTGCTGCATATCGTGCGGCGGTTGGCCACTGGCGTGCCGGCCGAAATCGACCTGTCCGGCATCGAAGTTCACGGCCATATTCGCGTCGCCCATCGTGGTGGTTTGCACGCCCGGCCAGCAGCGCTGATTCGCCAGACCGCGCAAGGTTTCAAGAGCAAATCGCAGCTGCATTTCGCTGGTAAGTCGGCGTCCTGCGACAGCTTGATCGGCCTGATGAGCCTGGCCGTCGGCGAACAGGAAGAAGTACAGGTCAGCAGTCAGGGCCCGGATGCGGAAGCAGCGTTGCAAGCGTTGTTGACCGCGTTATCCACAGCGCTGGCCGAAGACAGTCACGCCGCCGCGCCAGCGCCGATTGCCCAGCGCAATCGCCCTGCCGAAGCCGGTGTGTTGCATGGCGTTTGCGCCGCGCCTGGTCTGGTCGCCGGGCCGCTGTTTCGCTTGAACGCGATCAGTCTGCCGGTGGACGCCGGCAACCACGATCCCGAGCAACAACTGCAAGCCCTCGATGCCGCGCTGGCCGTGGCGCGCAGCGAAATCGATCACACGCTGACCCAGGCCAGAAAGCACAAGCACACCGATGAAGAAGCGATCTTCGCCGCACACCTTGCGCTGCTCGAAGACCCGGCATTGCTCGACGCCGCGGCGCAATCCATCGACAAGGGCATGGCCGCGACTCACGCCTGGAGTGAATCCATCGACGTGCAGTGCGACGTCCTCCAGCAACTCGGCAGTCCGTTACTGGCCGAGCGCGCCAACGATCTGCGCGACCTCAAGCAACGGGTGCTGCGCGCCCTGCTTGGGGAAACCTGGCACTACGACATTCCCGTTGGCGCCATCGTGGCGGCCCATGAACTGACCCCGTCCGACTTGCTGCAACTCAGCCAGCACGGTGTCGCCGGGTTGTGCATGGCGGCGGGTGGCGCGACTTCTCACGTCGCCATTCTCGCTCGGGGCAAAGGCCTGCCATGCCTGGTGGCACTCGGTTCAGCGCTGCTGGATCAGGCGCAAGGCCAAGCGGTGGTGCTGGATGCCGACGGCGGTCGCCTCGAACTGACGCCGACCGCCGGACGCCTGGCCGAGGTGCAGCAGGCGCAACTCGATCACCAACAACGTCGCGCCCAACAACAGGCGCAAGCGCACACCCCGGCGTTGACCCTCGATGGCTTGCACGTTGAAGTCGCAGCCAATGTCGCGTCCAGTGCCGAAGCGGCGGATGCGTTGGCCAATGGCGCCGATGGTGTCGGCCTGCTACGTACCGAGTTTCTCTTCGTCGACCGCAACACCGCGCCGGACGAACAGGAACAGCGTCTCGCCTACCAAGCCGTGCTCGATGCCATGGGCGACAAATCGGTGATTATCCGCACCATCGACGTCGGCGGCGACAAGCAACTCGACTACCTGCCACTGCCTGCCGAAGCCAATCCGGTGCTCGGTTTGCGCGGCATTCGCCTGGCTCAGGTGCGCCCGGAACTGCTCGATCAGCAACTGCGCGCGCTGCTGCACGTCAGCCCGTTGTCGCGCTGCCGGATCCTGTTGCCGATGGTCACCGAAGTCGATGAGTTGCTGCACATCCGCCAACGCCTCGATGCCTTGTGCACTGAGTTGGAACTGACCCAGCGCCCGGAGCTGGGGGTGATGATCGAAGTTCCGGCCGCCGCGCTGCTGGCCGAGCAATTGGCCGAACACGCGGACTTCCTGTCCATCGGCACCAACGATTTGTCCCAGTACACCCTGGCCATGGACCGCGACCACGCGGGATTGGCCTCGCGGATCGATGCGCTGCACCCGGCGCTGCTGCGATTGATCGCGCAAACCTGTGCTGGCGCGGCGGTGCATAACCGTTGGGTCGGGGTGTGCGGTGCGCTCGCCTCCGATCCGTTGGCCACGCCAGTACTGATCGGGCTGGGTGTCAGTGAGTTGTCGGTAAGCCCGGTGCAGGTCGGTGAAATCAAGGACCGCGTCCGGCATCTGGACGCGAGCGAATGCCGACGCATCAGCCAGGGCTTGCTCAAATTGAGCAGCGCCAGCGCGGTGCGTCATGCCTGTCACCAACATTGGCCTCTGAGCTGA
- a CDS encoding L,D-transpeptidase family protein, with the protein MRWLLALFCLSFVMVSQASTVVTLDGKPIEKVLVLKSAHQLQLIADGKPLRTYRISLGKNPRGTKLMEGDKRTPEGFYWVDWRKVSDRFNLAMHISYPNVTDSARSRREGVSPGGMIMIHGTPDTYDYPENLFHTLDWTDGCIAMRNMDMREVWGLVPDGTMIEIRP; encoded by the coding sequence ATGCGCTGGTTGCTTGCCTTGTTTTGCCTGTCGTTCGTTATGGTGTCCCAGGCCTCCACCGTGGTCACCCTGGACGGCAAACCCATCGAAAAAGTGCTGGTGCTCAAATCCGCCCATCAACTGCAATTGATCGCCGACGGCAAGCCGCTGCGAACCTACCGCATCTCCCTGGGCAAAAACCCCCGGGGCACGAAGCTGATGGAAGGCGACAAGCGCACGCCAGAGGGCTTTTACTGGGTGGACTGGCGCAAGGTCAGTGATCGCTTCAACCTGGCGATGCACATCTCTTATCCAAACGTTACCGACTCCGCCCGCTCCCGACGCGAAGGGGTCAGCCCCGGCGGCATGATCATGATCCACGGCACCCCCGACACCTATGACTACCCGGAAAACCTGTTCCACACCCTGGACTGGACCGACGGCTGCATCGCCATGCGCAACATGGACATGCGCGAGGTCTGGGGGTTGGTGCCGGATGGGACGATGATTGAGATTCGGCCGTAA
- the nagA gene encoding N-acetylglucosamine-6-phosphate deacetylase, which yields MSEDNILTAHGWVRGRLIHQHGKVVSIEGVPCDPVDNDLPYLLPGFIDLHVHGGGGKDIMEGASAFETITKTHVRFGTTSLLATTMTAPSEEISSVLKAVGEFCEQRPKGSARVLGVHLEGPYINPGKLGAQPNFAHTALMAEVEEYLALAPIRVITIAPEIAGHDGLIRALSARGVRMQIGHTLGSYEEGVAALDAGASSFTHLYNAMSPLHHREPGIVGAALAHAKYAELIPDLLHVHPGAMRVALRSIPCLYCVTDSTAAAGMPDGEYKLGSHTVTKCLGGVRLADGTLAGSTLTMDQALRNLVKIGLPIAEASQRLSQFPADYLGIPERGRLQPGAWADCVRLDRSLTLTAVMVEGEDIDFKNA from the coding sequence ATGTCCGAAGACAACATCCTCACCGCCCACGGCTGGGTTCGCGGCCGGCTGATTCACCAACACGGCAAAGTCGTGTCCATCGAAGGCGTGCCCTGCGATCCGGTCGACAACGACTTGCCTTACCTGCTGCCGGGTTTCATCGACCTGCACGTTCACGGCGGCGGCGGCAAAGACATCATGGAAGGCGCGAGCGCTTTCGAAACCATCACCAAAACCCACGTGCGTTTCGGCACGACGTCGCTGCTGGCCACCACCATGACTGCGCCGAGCGAAGAGATTTCCAGCGTGCTCAAAGCCGTCGGCGAGTTCTGCGAGCAGCGGCCGAAAGGTAGCGCCCGGGTGCTCGGCGTGCACCTCGAAGGCCCGTACATCAACCCCGGCAAACTCGGCGCGCAACCGAATTTCGCCCACACCGCGTTGATGGCCGAAGTCGAAGAGTACTTGGCCCTGGCGCCGATCCGCGTGATCACCATCGCTCCGGAAATCGCCGGCCACGACGGTTTGATCCGCGCCCTCAGCGCTCGCGGCGTACGCATGCAAATCGGCCACACCCTCGGCAGTTACGAGGAAGGCGTGGCTGCGCTGGATGCCGGCGCCAGCAGTTTCACCCACCTCTATAACGCCATGAGCCCGCTGCACCACCGCGAGCCCGGCATCGTCGGCGCGGCCCTGGCCCACGCCAAGTACGCCGAACTGATTCCGGATTTGCTGCACGTACACCCCGGCGCCATGCGCGTGGCCCTGCGCTCGATCCCGTGCCTGTATTGCGTCACCGATTCCACCGCTGCCGCAGGCATGCCGGACGGTGAATACAAACTCGGCAGCCACACCGTGACCAAATGCCTGGGCGGTGTGCGCCTGGCCGACGGCACTTTGGCCGGCAGCACCCTGACCATGGATCAGGCGTTGCGCAACCTGGTGAAGATCGGATTGCCGATCGCCGAAGCCTCGCAACGCCTCTCGCAATTCCCCGCCGACTACCTCGGCATCCCCGAACGCGGACGCCTGCAACCCGGCGCCTGGGCCGACTGCGTGCGGCTGGATCGCTCACTCACACTGACCGCCGTCATGGTCGAAGGAGAAGACATTGACTTCAAAAATGCTTGA
- a CDS encoding DUF1289 domain-containing protein, whose protein sequence is MNATERPVLSPCVNICALDDDDICTGCQRTVEEITRWSRMDNDERRKVLGLCHERAKSSGLLWMLGKTPDV, encoded by the coding sequence ATGAACGCCACTGAACGGCCGGTGTTATCGCCGTGTGTGAACATCTGCGCACTGGATGACGACGATATTTGCACCGGGTGCCAGCGCACGGTGGAGGAGATTACCCGCTGGAGTCGGATGGACAACGATGAGCGCCGCAAGGTGTTGGGGCTGTGTCATGAACGGGCCAAGTCGAGTGGGTTGCTTTGGATGCTAGGCAAAACCCCCGACGTGTAG
- a CDS encoding NUDIX hydrolase, which yields MKFCSQCGNPVTQRIPEGDSRLRFVCDSCQTIHYQNPNIVAGCVATWGSKVLLCRRAIEPRLGYWTLPAGFMENGETIEQAAVRETAEEACARVRNLSIYTLIDVPHISQVHVFFRAELVDLDFAAGPESLEVMLFDEADIPWSELAFRTVGRTLECFFADRRTEVYPVRSESIPPLAQPAII from the coding sequence ATGAAATTTTGCAGTCAGTGCGGTAACCCGGTCACCCAGCGCATTCCCGAAGGCGATTCGCGCCTGCGTTTTGTCTGTGACAGCTGTCAGACCATTCACTACCAGAACCCCAATATCGTCGCCGGTTGCGTCGCGACCTGGGGCTCGAAGGTGTTGCTGTGCCGTCGCGCCATCGAGCCGCGCCTCGGTTACTGGACCCTGCCTGCCGGCTTCATGGAAAACGGCGAGACCATCGAGCAGGCCGCCGTGCGCGAGACCGCCGAAGAGGCATGCGCCCGGGTGCGTAACCTGAGCATCTATACGCTGATCGATGTGCCGCACATCAGTCAGGTGCATGTGTTCTTCCGCGCCGAGCTGGTGGACCTGGATTTTGCTGCCGGCCCCGAGAGCCTGGAAGTCATGCTGTTCGATGAAGCCGACATCCCTTGGTCAGAGCTGGCTTTCCGCACGGTGGGCCGTACCTTAGAATGCTTCTTTGCTGACCGGAGGACGGAGGTCTATCCGGTGCGCTCCGAATCGATTCCACCACTCGCTCAGCCTGCCATCATCTAA
- a CDS encoding VUT family protein produces MLFLISYISSVVLINYAFSTAPHLDIIWSAWGGLVFVLRDMVQTRFGHGAIAAMLAALVLSYVTSDPSIALASATAFAVSECIDWLVFSITKRPLHDRLWISSALSIPLDTFIFFGMIDAFTPAVILTAMGSKFAGVTVVWLIMAWRLRKQAVAS; encoded by the coding sequence ATGCTCTTCCTGATTTCCTACATCAGCAGCGTCGTGCTGATCAACTACGCCTTTTCCACCGCCCCGCACCTGGACATCATCTGGTCGGCCTGGGGTGGCTTGGTGTTTGTGCTGCGCGATATGGTGCAAACCCGCTTCGGCCACGGCGCCATCGCCGCGATGCTGGCGGCGCTGGTGCTGTCCTACGTCACGTCCGATCCGTCCATCGCCCTGGCCAGCGCCACGGCGTTCGCGGTGTCCGAGTGTATCGACTGGCTGGTGTTCAGCATCACCAAGCGCCCGTTGCACGATCGCCTGTGGATAAGTTCCGCCCTGAGCATTCCCCTCGATACCTTCATCTTCTTCGGCATGATCGACGCCTTCACCCCGGCCGTGATCCTCACCGCCATGGGCTCGAAGTTCGCCGGTGTGACGGTAGTGTGGTTGATCATGGCCTGGCGCCTGCGCAAACAGGCCGTCGCCAGCTGA
- a CDS encoding CoA pyrophosphatase, with product MLDELLHRVSNHTPRTLETDKRFPEAAVLVPITRSDEPELVLTLRASGLSTHGGEVAFPGGRRDPEDPDLIFTALREAEEEIGLPPGLVEVIGPLSPLISLHGIKVTPYVGVIPDYVEYLANDAEIAAVFSVPLEFFRKDPREHTHRIDYQGRSWYVPSYRYGEYKIWGLTAIMIVELINLLYDADISLHRPPKSFINT from the coding sequence ATGCTGGACGAGCTACTGCATCGGGTAAGCAACCACACGCCACGCACCCTTGAAACCGACAAGCGTTTCCCCGAGGCTGCTGTTTTGGTGCCGATCACCCGCAGCGACGAACCGGAACTGGTTCTGACCCTGCGCGCCAGCGGGCTCTCGACCCATGGCGGCGAAGTCGCCTTCCCCGGCGGGCGACGCGACCCCGAAGACCCCGACCTGATCTTCACCGCCCTGCGCGAGGCCGAAGAAGAAATCGGCCTGCCGCCGGGCCTGGTGGAAGTGATCGGCCCGCTCAGTCCACTGATTTCCTTGCACGGGATCAAGGTCACGCCTTATGTCGGCGTGATTCCCGATTACGTCGAATACCTGGCCAACGATGCCGAGATCGCGGCGGTGTTCAGCGTACCCCTGGAGTTCTTCCGCAAGGACCCGCGGGAACACACCCACCGCATCGATTATCAGGGCCGTAGCTGGTATGTACCGAGCTATCGTTATGGCGAATACAAGATCTGGGGTTTGACGGCGATCATGATCGTCGAATTGATCAATCTGCTGTATGACGCCGACATCAGCCTGCACCGTCCCCCGAAAAGCTTTATCAATACCTGA
- a CDS encoding SIS domain-containing protein — translation MTSKMLEEALSSFEAVQAQLQQLDPHMIEIAGRLRRQPPQVAMTVARGSSDHAASYFAYLTMQQLGIPVASLPMSVVTMQQAPLKVSGQVAFAFSQSGQSPDLVNSLRLLRKRGALSISMVNAEGSPLEAACEFSLPLLAGTESSVAATKSFIATLSASARLIAHWKEDVELLEAGNALPEGLREAAQQDWSLAIDALRDCERLMVIGRGAGFAIAQEAALKFKETSAIQAEAFSSAEVRHGPMALIGDQYPLLVFAPRGAEQAGLLSLAADMRQRGARVLLAAPDDVTERDLTLTRAEHPALDPILAIQSFYVMAAGLAVARGMDPDQPRHLSKVTRTH, via the coding sequence TTGACTTCAAAAATGCTTGAAGAGGCGCTGTCCTCGTTCGAGGCCGTGCAAGCCCAATTGCAGCAACTCGACCCGCACATGATCGAGATCGCCGGGCGCCTGCGCCGTCAGCCGCCGCAAGTGGCGATGACCGTCGCCCGTGGCAGCTCCGACCATGCGGCGAGTTACTTCGCCTACCTGACCATGCAGCAACTGGGCATCCCGGTGGCGTCGTTGCCGATGTCGGTGGTGACCATGCAGCAAGCGCCGTTGAAGGTCAGCGGCCAGGTGGCGTTCGCCTTCTCGCAATCGGGGCAAAGTCCGGACCTGGTGAACAGCCTGCGTCTGCTGCGTAAGCGCGGCGCCCTGAGCATTTCCATGGTCAATGCCGAAGGCTCGCCACTGGAAGCCGCCTGTGAATTCAGCCTGCCACTGTTGGCCGGCACCGAAAGCAGCGTCGCCGCGACCAAAAGCTTTATCGCCACCCTCAGCGCCAGCGCCCGGTTGATCGCGCATTGGAAAGAAGACGTGGAATTGCTGGAGGCCGGCAACGCACTGCCGGAAGGCCTGCGCGAGGCGGCGCAACAGGACTGGAGCCTGGCCATCGACGCCTTGCGCGATTGTGAACGCCTGATGGTGATCGGCCGTGGCGCCGGTTTTGCCATTGCCCAGGAAGCCGCGCTGAAGTTCAAGGAAACCTCGGCGATCCAGGCTGAAGCCTTCAGCAGTGCCGAAGTGCGCCACGGCCCGATGGCGTTGATCGGCGACCAATACCCATTGCTGGTGTTCGCTCCGCGCGGTGCCGAGCAGGCCGGTTTGCTGAGCCTGGCCGCCGACATGCGCCAACGCGGCGCCCGCGTCTTGCTGGCGGCGCCGGACGATGTCACTGAACGCGACCTGACCCTGACCCGCGCCGAGCACCCGGCCCTCGACCCGATTCTGGCGATCCAGAGTTTCTATGTAATGGCCGCCGGTTTGGCCGTCGCCCGAGGCATGGACCCGGACCAGCCACGGCATTTGAGCAAAGTGACGCGCACGCACTAA